In Paenibacillus xylanilyticus, the genomic window CTTTTTCGTACCATTACATACAGAACACGTGGATGAATGGGATCCCAAAATTAAGAAGTACCTGCGACTCGCGCCAGGTTGGCGATTTTTAATTGCAGAAGACGTTGAAGATGTGTGGTTTGATGAACAGTTACTAGATCAGAAATAATCACAGAAGATTAATGAAGTTAATGAAATCGTCCAAGGAGAAAACATCATGAATAACCCTACGATCAATATACAAGAGTACACTGCCGAGTATCAATCCCAGGTAATCCGTTTGATTTTGCAGATACAGCAGCAGGAATACCAGATTTCCATCACTGGAGAGGATCAGCCGGATTTGCTTGAGATTGAAACCTTTTATCAAAAAGGTATCGGGAACTTCTGGATCGCGCTTGCCAATGAAGAAGTGGTGGGTACGATTGCATTGCTCGATATTGGAGAGGAACAAGCTGCGCTCAGGAAGATGTTTGTAGCCAAAAATTACAGGGGACAAGAACTGCAAGTTTCGAGACGACTGCTGCAACAGGCATTTCAGTGGGCCAAGGAGATGGCTGTGCATGATATTTACCTTGGAACGACACAGCAGTTCGTGGCAGCACATCGATTTTACGAGAAAAATGGATTCGTTTCGGTTACACGTGAGGCACTGCCGGATGCTTTTCCGGTGATGAAAGTAGATAGCAAGTTTTATCACCATACCACGCCCTTTGCATGAGGCAAGTCATGCAGAGCAGCGTGTTTTTTTTATTCTATAGAAAGAATGATAGCATACTTGAACCGTTCGCAAATTCCACATTATGGGTTATGATGTATC contains:
- a CDS encoding GNAT family N-acetyltransferase; the encoded protein is MNNPTINIQEYTAEYQSQVIRLILQIQQQEYQISITGEDQPDLLEIETFYQKGIGNFWIALANEEVVGTIALLDIGEEQAALRKMFVAKNYRGQELQVSRRLLQQAFQWAKEMAVHDIYLGTTQQFVAAHRFYEKNGFVSVTREALPDAFPVMKVDSKFYHHTTPFA